Proteins encoded in a region of the Mycolicibacterium duvalii genome:
- a CDS encoding tetratricopeptide repeat protein has protein sequence MSQDDQRGRGDRQPRRGPDSGRPRPRGGHRSAPRSSGPSRARVAQPRPDTEESAAKGPRIPDEIEARQLAPEIRGELTTLDRGTADVVARHLVAAGELLEEDPQAALAHAQAARARSGRIAAVREAVGIAAYHCGDWAQALAEFRAARRMGSRSPLLALIADCERGIGRPERAIELGRSPEAAALNGDDADELKIVIAGARSDLGQHEAALAVLATPDLDPSRTGETAARLFYAYADTLLALGRAEEALQWFLRAAAADLEGVTDAEDRVTELS, from the coding sequence GTGTCTCAAGACGATCAGCGGGGCCGAGGCGATCGGCAACCGCGCCGCGGCCCGGACTCCGGCCGGCCACGCCCGCGCGGGGGGCATCGGTCGGCGCCGCGATCCTCGGGCCCCAGCCGGGCGCGGGTGGCGCAGCCCCGGCCCGACACCGAAGAGTCCGCGGCAAAGGGCCCGCGTATCCCGGACGAGATCGAAGCCAGGCAACTGGCACCCGAAATACGCGGTGAGCTCACGACTTTGGACCGCGGTACCGCTGATGTGGTGGCCCGCCATCTGGTCGCCGCCGGGGAACTGCTCGAGGAGGATCCGCAGGCCGCACTGGCCCATGCGCAGGCGGCCCGCGCCCGCTCCGGTCGGATCGCCGCGGTCAGAGAAGCCGTGGGAATCGCCGCCTACCACTGCGGCGACTGGGCCCAGGCGCTGGCCGAATTCCGGGCTGCTCGCCGAATGGGCAGTCGCTCACCGCTGTTGGCGCTGATCGCGGACTGCGAACGCGGAATCGGCCGTCCCGAGCGGGCCATCGAGTTGGGGCGCAGCCCGGAAGCCGCTGCACTGAACGGTGATGACGCCGACGAGTTGAAGATCGTCATCGCCGGCGCCCGTTCGGATCTGGGTCAACATGAGGCGGCGCTCGCGGTGCTGGCCACCCCGGACCTGGACCCGTCTCGCACCGGCGAGACCGCCGCCCGCCTGTTCTACGCCTACGCCGACACGTTGCTGGCCCTGGGCCGCGCCGAAGAGGCGCTGCAATGGTTTCTGCGTGCGGCGGCGGCCGACCTCGAAGGAGTCACCGACGCCGAGGACCGGGTCACGGAGCTGTCCTGA
- a CDS encoding NAD kinase — protein sequence MSAQRTILLVVHTGRDDATDVARRVKKVLSDHGIALRVLSAEAVDRGPVPLSPDDTRMLGPGIEVVDADQNAAAGCELVLVLGGDGTFLRAAELARNAEIPVLGVNLGRIGFLAEAEADSIDTVLDHVIKRDYVVEERMTLDVAVRAEGRVLARGWALNEASLEKAPRLGVMGVVLEVDGRPVSKFGCDGVLVSTPTGSTAYAFSAGGPVLWPDLEAIIVVPNNAHALFARPMVTSPNAHIAVEVESGGHDAVVFCDGRREMVVPAGGRVEVTRCATPLKWVRLDSAPFTDRLVRKFRLPVKGWRGQ from the coding sequence GTGAGCGCCCAACGCACCATCCTGCTGGTGGTCCACACCGGGCGCGACGACGCGACCGATGTGGCCCGTCGCGTCAAAAAGGTGCTCAGCGACCACGGGATCGCGCTGCGCGTGCTCTCCGCAGAGGCCGTCGACCGGGGGCCGGTACCGCTGTCGCCCGACGACACGCGCATGCTGGGGCCCGGCATCGAGGTCGTCGACGCCGACCAGAACGCCGCCGCCGGCTGTGAACTGGTGCTGGTGCTCGGCGGCGACGGAACGTTCCTGCGCGCCGCCGAATTGGCCCGCAACGCCGAGATCCCGGTGCTGGGCGTCAACCTCGGCCGCATCGGCTTCCTGGCCGAGGCCGAAGCCGACTCCATCGACACCGTGCTCGACCATGTCATCAAGCGTGACTACGTCGTCGAAGAGCGGATGACGCTCGACGTGGCGGTGCGCGCCGAAGGCCGGGTGCTGGCGCGGGGGTGGGCGCTCAACGAGGCCAGCTTGGAGAAGGCACCCCGCCTGGGGGTGATGGGCGTGGTCCTCGAGGTCGACGGACGTCCGGTGTCCAAATTCGGCTGCGACGGTGTGCTGGTCTCCACGCCGACGGGGTCCACGGCGTATGCGTTCTCCGCCGGCGGTCCGGTGCTGTGGCCGGATCTCGAAGCCATCATCGTCGTGCCCAACAACGCCCACGCGCTGTTCGCCCGGCCCATGGTCACCAGCCCGAACGCGCACATCGCGGTCGAGGTCGAATCCGGCGGCCACGACGCCGTGGTGTTTTGCGACGGTCGGCGGGAGATGGTGGTGCCCGCCGGCGGCCGCGTCGAGGTGACACGCTGCGCCACACCGTTGAAGTGGGTGCGCCTCGACAGTGCGCCGTTCACCGACCGCTTGGTGCGCAAGTTCCGGTTGCCGGTCAAAGGGTGGCGCGGACAGTAG
- a CDS encoding HAD-IIA family hydrolase, with protein MTSLAQQHDCLLLDLDGTVFRGHQPTPGAVQTLAEVAGRLLYVTNNASRGAAQVAEHLRELGFTAAPDDVVTSAQSAARLLAEQLPSGARVLVVGTDALAEEVRAVGLAPVRQWADEPSAVVQGHSPTTGWPELAEAALAIRNDVLWVAANVDKTLPSERGLLPGNGSMVAALRTATDREPQVAGKPAPALMADALSRGDFRAPLVVGDRLDTDIAGARAAALPSLMVLCGVHTAADAIWAEPGQRPDFLAEDLRAITADAEALRIAAHPAWDVDVDNDTVTVRATGEASADSLAVVRAVAAAVWAADLAPRRGQLRAGDDTTQQAMERWSLL; from the coding sequence GTGACTTCTCTTGCACAGCAGCACGATTGCCTGCTGCTGGACCTCGACGGCACCGTTTTCCGCGGCCACCAACCGACCCCGGGCGCGGTACAGACGCTGGCCGAGGTGGCGGGAAGGCTGCTCTACGTCACCAACAACGCCTCGCGCGGCGCCGCGCAGGTGGCCGAGCATCTGCGCGAGCTGGGTTTCACCGCCGCCCCCGACGACGTCGTCACCAGCGCGCAGAGTGCGGCGCGGCTGTTGGCCGAACAGTTGCCATCCGGTGCCCGGGTCCTCGTCGTCGGCACCGACGCGCTGGCCGAGGAAGTCCGGGCGGTGGGCCTGGCGCCGGTGCGGCAGTGGGCCGACGAGCCCTCCGCTGTCGTGCAGGGGCATTCGCCGACGACCGGTTGGCCCGAGCTGGCCGAGGCGGCGTTGGCGATCCGCAACGACGTGCTGTGGGTCGCCGCCAACGTCGACAAGACCCTGCCCTCCGAACGCGGGCTGCTGCCCGGCAACGGATCGATGGTGGCGGCGCTGCGCACAGCGACCGACCGCGAGCCCCAGGTCGCCGGGAAACCAGCCCCCGCGCTGATGGCGGATGCGCTGTCCCGGGGTGATTTCCGCGCCCCGCTGGTCGTCGGTGATCGTCTTGACACCGATATCGCCGGCGCGCGCGCCGCCGCGCTGCCCAGCCTGATGGTGCTGTGCGGTGTCCACACCGCCGCCGACGCGATCTGGGCCGAGCCCGGACAACGTCCCGACTTTCTGGCCGAGGATCTCCGGGCGATCACCGCCGATGCCGAGGCGCTGCGCATCGCAGCCCACCCCGCCTGGGACGTGGACGTCGACAACGACACGGTGACCGTCCGCGCCACCGGCGAGGCGAGCGCCGACTCTCTGGCGGTGGTCCGCGCCGTCGCCGCGGCCGTCTGGGCCGCCGACCTCGCGCCGCGTCGCGGGCAGCTGCGGGCCGGCGACGACACGACCCAACAGGCCATGGAGCGCTGGTCACTGCTGTAG
- the steA gene encoding putative cytokinetic ring protein SteA gives MKMSALLSRNASTRPGVTGTARVDRDIDRLLRRVGPGDIVVIDALDLDRITADALVEANVTAVVNASSSISGRYPNLGPEVLVANGIMLVDETGPEVFKKVKDGARIRLNEGGVYSGDRRLVLGTERTDADIHELMQEAKSGLVAHLEAFAGNTIEFIRSESPLLIDGIGIPDIDVDLNRRHVVIVAEEPSAAADLKALKPFIKEYQPVLVGVGTGADVLRKAGYRPALIVGDPDKISTEVLQSGAQVVLPADADGHASGLERIQDLGVGAMTFPAAGSAADLALLLCDHHGASLIVTVGHSASIEEFFDRSRQRSNPSTFLTRLKVGEKLVDSKAVATLYRSRVSGGAIALLVLAMLIAVIAALWVSRADAAVLEWISGYWNQFLLWAQGLVS, from the coding sequence ATGAAGATGTCAGCGCTGCTCTCCCGTAACGCCAGCACACGGCCGGGTGTCACCGGCACTGCTCGAGTCGACCGCGACATCGACCGCTTGCTGCGGCGCGTCGGTCCGGGCGACATCGTCGTCATCGACGCGCTGGATCTGGACCGGATCACCGCTGACGCCCTCGTCGAGGCCAACGTCACCGCCGTCGTCAACGCGTCGTCGTCGATCTCCGGGCGCTACCCGAACCTGGGACCCGAGGTGTTGGTCGCCAACGGCATCATGCTCGTCGACGAGACCGGCCCCGAGGTCTTCAAGAAGGTCAAGGACGGCGCCCGCATCCGTCTGAACGAGGGCGGGGTGTACTCCGGGGACCGTCGGCTGGTGCTGGGCACCGAGCGCACCGATGCCGACATCCATGAGTTGATGCAGGAGGCCAAGAGCGGGCTGGTCGCGCATCTGGAGGCGTTTGCCGGCAACACCATCGAGTTCATCCGCAGCGAGAGCCCGCTGCTCATCGACGGCATCGGCATCCCCGACATCGACGTCGACCTGAACCGGCGCCACGTCGTCATCGTCGCCGAAGAGCCAAGCGCGGCAGCCGATCTCAAGGCGCTCAAACCGTTCATCAAGGAGTATCAGCCGGTCCTGGTCGGCGTCGGCACCGGCGCCGACGTGCTGCGCAAGGCCGGGTACCGGCCCGCGCTGATCGTCGGCGACCCCGACAAGATCAGCACCGAGGTGTTGCAGAGCGGCGCGCAGGTGGTGCTGCCGGCCGACGCCGACGGCCACGCCTCCGGCCTGGAGCGCATTCAGGATCTCGGTGTCGGAGCGATGACCTTCCCGGCGGCGGGCTCGGCGGCGGATCTGGCGCTGCTGCTGTGTGACCACCACGGCGCGTCGCTGATCGTCACCGTCGGCCACAGCGCCAGCATCGAGGAGTTCTTCGACCGCAGCCGGCAGCGCAGCAACCCGTCGACGTTCCTGACCCGGTTGAAGGTGGGGGAGAAGCTTGTCGACTCGAAAGCCGTTGCCACGCTGTACCGCAGCCGGGTCTCCGGTGGCGCGATCGCGCTGCTGGTGCTGGCGATGCTGATCGCGGTGATCGCGGCGCTGTGGGTGTCGCGCGCCGACGCGGCGGTACTGGAGTGGATCAGCGGCTATTGGAATCAGTTCCTGCTGTGGGCGCAGGGACTGGTCTCCTAG
- a CDS encoding copper transporter: MISLRTHAISLAAVFLALAIGVALGSGLLSNTVLSGLQDDKTELQNQIDTLTDERNALNEKLSAAADFDAQMAPRILAGNLRDKSVVLFRTPDAGDDDVEALQRLIGQAGGSVTGTIGLTSQFVEAHEAEKLLSVVNSPIVPAGAQLNTATVDQGSQAGDLLGITLLIDPGPETRPVDDAARETVLTTLRDTGFITYGAERIGAADTALVVTGGALGDDAGNQGATVARFTGGLARHGAGTVLAGRDGSASGTAAIAVARSDAALNNAFSTVDDIDRESGRITAALALGDLVAGGEPGQFGIGHGATAVTVPQ; the protein is encoded by the coding sequence GTGATCTCGCTGCGCACGCACGCCATCTCGCTCGCCGCGGTCTTTCTGGCCCTGGCCATCGGCGTCGCTCTGGGTTCGGGTCTGCTGTCCAACACCGTGCTCTCGGGTTTGCAGGACGACAAGACCGAACTGCAGAACCAGATCGACACGCTGACCGACGAGCGCAATGCGCTCAACGAGAAGCTCAGTGCCGCAGCAGACTTCGATGCGCAAATGGCGCCCCGGATCCTGGCCGGCAACCTGCGGGACAAGTCGGTGGTGTTGTTCCGCACCCCCGACGCCGGGGACGACGACGTCGAGGCGTTGCAGCGCCTGATCGGGCAGGCCGGCGGCTCCGTCACCGGCACCATCGGCCTGACGTCGCAGTTCGTCGAGGCCCACGAGGCCGAGAAGCTGCTCTCGGTGGTGAACTCGCCCATCGTGCCCGCGGGCGCCCAGCTGAACACCGCCACCGTGGATCAGGGTTCCCAGGCCGGCGACCTGCTCGGGATCACCTTGCTGATCGACCCGGGCCCCGAGACGCGTCCGGTCGACGACGCCGCCCGAGAGACCGTGCTGACCACTCTGCGTGACACCGGCTTCATCACCTACGGCGCCGAGCGCATCGGAGCCGCGGACACCGCGCTGGTGGTGACCGGCGGCGCGCTCGGAGACGACGCCGGCAATCAGGGCGCCACCGTGGCCCGGTTCACCGGCGGCCTGGCCCGCCACGGTGCCGGAACGGTGCTGGCCGGCCGCGACGGCTCGGCCTCGGGGACCGCGGCCATCGCGGTGGCACGCTCCGACGCGGCGCTGAACAACGCGTTCAGCACCGTCGACGACATCGACCGGGAGTCCGGGCGGATCACCGCGGCGCTGGCGCTCGGTGACCTCGTCGCCGGAGGCGAGCCCGGGCAGTTCGGCATCGGGCACGGCGCCACCGCGGTGACGGTGCCCCAGTAA
- the recN gene encoding DNA repair protein RecN gives MLAEIRIESLGAISAATAEFDRGLTVLTGETGAGKTMVVTGLHLLGGARADATKVRSGAQRAVVEGRFDTADLGEAVTGRIDDLLDSSGAERDDDGSVIAARSVTRDGPSRAYLGGRSVPAKSLSEFTGELLTLHGQNDQLRLMRPDHQRAALDHYAAVQAPLARYRAARETWLQAKRDLEDRRRRTRELAQEADRLQFALNEIDVVAPRPGEDVDLVDDIRRLSELDALRDAVQTARSALSGDGDISAAPDAFAVQAAASAVGQARTVLEGTDDSQLKALAEQLDSALAVLVDVSGELGRFISELPTDASTLETKLARQAELRTLTRKYAADIDGVLQWAGEAREQLGQLDVSEEALGSLERRVEELQAKVAAAAQDVSKARVKAARGLSKAVTAELSGLAMAGADFTIAVSPLLARADDTAPLPLPSGDTVHAGRDGVDAVEFGFSAHRGADILPLHKSASGGELSRVMLALEVVLAASTEGTTMVFDEVDAGVGGRAAVQIGRRLARLARTHQVIVVTHLPQVAAYADVHLVVESGPKSSRVVRLQDEDRVAELARMLAGLGETDSGRAHARELLDAARSDRESTA, from the coding sequence GTGCTAGCTGAGATTCGTATCGAGTCGCTGGGCGCCATCAGCGCCGCGACCGCGGAGTTCGACCGGGGCCTGACCGTGCTCACCGGCGAGACCGGGGCCGGCAAGACCATGGTGGTGACCGGGCTGCACCTGCTCGGCGGGGCGCGCGCGGACGCCACCAAGGTCCGGTCCGGGGCCCAGCGCGCCGTGGTGGAGGGCCGTTTCGACACCGCCGACCTCGGCGAGGCCGTGACCGGTCGCATCGACGACCTGCTCGACTCCTCGGGCGCCGAACGCGACGACGACGGCAGCGTCATCGCCGCCCGCTCGGTCACCCGCGACGGCCCGTCGCGGGCCTACCTCGGCGGCCGCAGCGTGCCGGCGAAATCATTGAGCGAGTTCACCGGCGAACTGCTCACCCTGCACGGACAGAACGACCAACTGCGCCTGATGCGGCCCGACCACCAGCGCGCGGCGCTGGACCACTACGCCGCGGTGCAGGCCCCGTTGGCCCGGTACCGGGCCGCGCGGGAGACGTGGTTGCAGGCCAAGCGGGACCTCGAGGACCGTCGCCGCCGCACCCGGGAACTGGCCCAGGAAGCCGACCGGTTGCAGTTCGCGCTCAACGAGATCGACGTGGTCGCACCGCGGCCCGGCGAGGACGTCGACCTGGTCGACGACATCCGCCGGCTCTCCGAGCTCGACGCGTTGCGCGACGCGGTGCAGACCGCGCGCTCGGCGTTGTCCGGCGACGGCGACATCAGCGCCGCCCCCGACGCCTTTGCCGTGCAGGCGGCGGCCAGCGCGGTCGGGCAGGCCCGCACCGTGCTGGAGGGCACCGACGACTCACAACTCAAGGCGCTGGCCGAGCAACTGGACTCCGCGCTGGCCGTGCTGGTCGACGTGTCCGGCGAGCTCGGCCGCTTCATCTCCGAATTGCCTACCGATGCCAGCACTTTGGAGACCAAGCTGGCGCGCCAAGCCGAGCTGCGGACGTTGACGCGCAAGTACGCCGCCGACATCGACGGTGTCCTGCAGTGGGCCGGTGAGGCGCGTGAGCAGCTCGGACAGCTCGACGTGTCCGAGGAGGCGCTGGGCAGTCTCGAGCGCCGCGTCGAGGAACTGCAGGCCAAGGTGGCGGCCGCGGCGCAGGACGTCAGCAAGGCCCGCGTCAAAGCCGCACGGGGGCTGTCGAAGGCCGTCACCGCCGAGTTGTCCGGCCTGGCGATGGCCGGCGCGGACTTCACCATCGCGGTGAGTCCACTGCTCGCGCGCGCGGACGACACCGCGCCGCTGCCGCTGCCGTCCGGTGACACCGTGCACGCCGGGCGCGACGGTGTCGACGCCGTCGAGTTCGGCTTCTCCGCCCACCGCGGCGCGGACATCCTGCCGCTGCACAAGAGCGCGTCCGGCGGTGAGCTGTCGCGGGTGATGCTCGCGCTGGAAGTGGTGCTGGCGGCGTCGACGGAGGGCACCACGATGGTCTTCGATGAGGTCGACGCCGGCGTCGGTGGACGCGCGGCGGTGCAGATCGGTCGCCGGCTGGCCCGCCTGGCGCGCACCCACCAGGTCATCGTCGTGACCCACCTGCCCCAGGTGGCCGCCTACGCCGACGTACATCTGGTGGTCGAGAGCGGACCCAAGTCGAGTCGGGTGGTGCGCCTGCAGGACGAGGACCGGGTGGCCGAATTGGCCCGCATGCTGGCCGGGCTCGGGGAGACCGACAGCGGGCGCGCGCACGCACGGGAACTGCTCGACGCGGCCCGATCGGACCGGGAGAGCACCGCCTGA
- a CDS encoding TlyA family RNA methyltransferase — MTRRARVDAELVRRGLARSRQQAAELIGAGRVSIDGMPAAKPSTAITVDARLTVAAGETSWVSRGAHKLIGALDVFGIAVAERRCLDAGASTGGFTEVLLDRGAREVVAVDVGYGQLAWSVRTDPRVVVMERTNVRELTSEAIGGPVDLIVADLSFISLSTVLPALTSCASPGADIVPMVKPQFEVGRDRVGAGGVVTDPPVRADAVGAVARRAEELGWHTVAATASPLPGPAGNVEYFLHLRTDTGGALAGDALDAEIRRAVEEGPQ; from the coding sequence GTGACGCGGCGCGCACGTGTGGACGCCGAGTTGGTCCGGCGGGGGCTGGCCCGCTCGCGGCAGCAGGCGGCAGAACTGATCGGCGCGGGGCGTGTGAGCATCGACGGCATGCCCGCGGCCAAACCGTCGACCGCGATCACGGTGGACGCCCGTCTGACGGTCGCCGCCGGTGAGACCAGCTGGGTTTCGCGAGGCGCACACAAACTCATCGGTGCGCTCGACGTTTTCGGCATCGCGGTCGCCGAACGCCGCTGCCTGGACGCGGGAGCGTCGACCGGCGGCTTCACCGAGGTGCTGCTCGACCGCGGCGCCCGCGAAGTCGTCGCGGTCGACGTCGGTTACGGACAGCTGGCGTGGTCGGTGCGCACCGATCCCCGGGTGGTGGTCATGGAGCGCACCAATGTCCGCGAGCTCACCAGCGAGGCCATCGGCGGCCCGGTCGACCTGATCGTCGCCGATCTGTCGTTCATCTCACTGTCCACCGTGCTCCCGGCGCTGACTTCCTGCGCGTCGCCGGGCGCCGATATCGTTCCCATGGTGAAGCCGCAGTTCGAGGTGGGCCGGGACCGCGTCGGGGCCGGCGGGGTGGTCACCGATCCGCCGGTCCGTGCCGACGCAGTGGGCGCGGTGGCCCGCCGCGCCGAGGAACTCGGCTGGCATACCGTCGCAGCGACGGCCAGCCCGCTGCCCGGCCCCGCCGGCAACGTCGAGTACTTCCTGCACCTGCGGACCGACACCGGCGGCGCGCTGGCCGGTGACGCGCTGGACGCCGAGATCCGCCGAGCTGTCGAGGAGGGGCCGCAGTGA